The following are encoded together in the Capsulimonas corticalis genome:
- a CDS encoding malectin domain-containing carbohydrate-binding protein, whose product MTIRTSRWRQVFPAFALLAAAQAHGAAAPPIILTPPNPTRLETLAAHEALRYVYLRTGSLASVGAQEPSSGGNAIVIAPKNSPILRQAMRDSATRGAILALKPEQYLLKTITSAHGGRVLVIAGGGDIGALYGVYRFAERLGVRFYLQGDTVPDRKIAWSIPTLNETGKPLFAIRGIQPFHDFPEGPDWWSKDDYLTYISQLAKMRMNFLGLHAYPEGGPNAEPLVWLGQTKDVDAQGRASFAYPASWYTNSRETWGYSAARTKEFSGGAGALFDADIYGSDVMRGLDPWTQTPAQSVQLFHQTGDLLHDVFAEAKALGVKTCIGTETPMIAPSALQERLRAEGMDPGNPKVKRDLYEGAFRRIAARYPVDYYWLWTPEDWTWNGNTPAQFAKTTDDIQAAEDALTALGKPFQLATCGWVLGPQNDRTALDRFLPKDVPMSSINRSTGNDPVDAGYARIKDRPTWAIPWLENDPQLTGAQPWVGRMMYDAADARRLGCAGLIGIHWRTQEIAANVSALADAAWDQSYAKPSLFRAPNGQTEGVLGGRTIVSAEAVAGANPPAVYQSVRYNVDGYFLHVLNGAYTVTLKFNEPHYSEAGKRVFGVQLQGKQVLEHLDIFARAGRNHALDFDYPKILVTDGCLKIAFTREVEMPAIAGIVVQSTAAPNHPGGAGFVRRINCGGPAVAGYETDLAPVPARDDHRTAPTLAFYTDFARANFGPEIAASAGKILSKVDGMNMPKPIGWLDGPGNVAPDRQPWKLIETRYAFVDQFSALRPQIIGAGNRERFDFWRNSYRAARAMQIAGCVRGALDAAMESLKSNADPKKKKTLAAQALDLRIQLARAWDQVIALEEATVNTPGALGTIDNLETHTLRHAHFLDIHDADLAAALGRALPGSIRPSASYRGSARIIVPTLRGQAAPGERLHVRVILLGGVQNGALYWRRLGRGAFQRIPLAHVARSVYEAALPPAPSAAPALEYYVQSGAGATALRFPATAPALNQTVVIAKL is encoded by the coding sequence TCGCGCTGGCGGCAGGTGTTTCCCGCCTTCGCTCTGCTTGCGGCCGCTCAGGCCCATGGCGCGGCCGCCCCTCCGATCATTCTCACGCCCCCGAATCCGACGCGGCTGGAAACGCTGGCGGCGCATGAGGCGCTGCGCTATGTTTATCTGCGCACCGGCAGTCTGGCGTCGGTGGGAGCGCAGGAGCCATCGTCCGGCGGCAATGCGATCGTCATCGCCCCCAAAAACAGCCCGATCCTGCGCCAGGCCATGCGAGATTCGGCGACGCGGGGCGCGATTCTGGCGCTGAAGCCCGAGCAATACCTGCTGAAGACGATCACGTCCGCGCATGGCGGGCGCGTTCTGGTCATCGCGGGCGGCGGCGATATCGGCGCGCTTTACGGCGTGTATCGATTCGCCGAGCGGCTGGGCGTGCGCTTTTATCTGCAAGGCGACACTGTGCCCGACCGCAAGATCGCATGGTCTATCCCCACGCTCAATGAAACCGGCAAGCCCCTCTTCGCGATTCGCGGCATTCAGCCGTTTCACGATTTCCCCGAAGGGCCGGACTGGTGGAGCAAGGATGATTATCTGACCTACATCTCCCAGCTCGCCAAGATGCGCATGAACTTTCTCGGCCTGCATGCCTATCCAGAGGGCGGGCCGAACGCCGAGCCGCTGGTGTGGCTGGGGCAAACGAAAGACGTGGACGCCCAGGGGCGCGCCTCATTTGCCTATCCCGCCTCCTGGTATACGAATTCACGTGAGACCTGGGGATATTCGGCGGCGCGAACGAAGGAGTTTTCCGGCGGCGCGGGCGCTCTCTTTGACGCCGATATTTACGGCTCCGATGTCATGCGGGGACTGGATCCCTGGACGCAAACGCCCGCGCAGTCCGTCCAGCTCTTCCATCAAACGGGCGACCTGCTCCATGATGTCTTCGCAGAGGCAAAGGCGCTGGGCGTAAAGACATGCATCGGAACCGAAACTCCGATGATCGCGCCCAGCGCGCTTCAGGAGCGCCTGCGCGCCGAGGGCATGGATCCCGGGAACCCCAAGGTCAAACGCGATCTTTACGAAGGCGCCTTCCGGCGAATCGCCGCGCGTTATCCCGTGGATTACTACTGGCTGTGGACGCCGGAAGACTGGACATGGAACGGCAACACACCCGCGCAGTTCGCCAAAACGACCGACGACATTCAGGCGGCGGAAGATGCGCTCACGGCGCTCGGCAAACCGTTTCAGCTCGCGACCTGCGGCTGGGTGCTGGGCCCACAAAACGACCGGACCGCGCTGGACCGATTCCTGCCCAAAGACGTCCCCATGAGCAGCATCAACCGCAGCACCGGCAACGATCCGGTCGATGCCGGATACGCGCGGATCAAGGATCGGCCAACATGGGCGATCCCCTGGCTGGAGAACGATCCCCAACTGACCGGCGCACAGCCATGGGTGGGCCGCATGATGTACGACGCCGCCGACGCCCGCCGTCTGGGCTGCGCGGGCCTGATCGGCATCCACTGGCGCACTCAGGAGATAGCGGCGAACGTCTCCGCCCTCGCCGACGCCGCCTGGGATCAGTCTTATGCCAAGCCTTCGCTTTTCCGCGCTCCAAACGGCCAAACGGAAGGAGTGCTCGGCGGGCGGACGATCGTGTCCGCCGAAGCCGTAGCTGGGGCGAATCCGCCGGCAGTTTATCAATCCGTGCGCTACAATGTGGACGGCTACTTCCTCCACGTTCTGAACGGCGCATACACCGTGACGCTGAAGTTCAACGAGCCGCATTACAGCGAGGCCGGCAAGCGCGTCTTCGGCGTTCAGCTTCAGGGAAAGCAAGTCCTGGAGCATCTGGACATCTTCGCCCGCGCTGGGCGGAACCATGCGCTGGATTTCGATTATCCAAAGATCCTTGTGACCGATGGATGTCTGAAAATCGCCTTCACGCGCGAAGTGGAGATGCCGGCCATCGCCGGAATCGTGGTTCAAAGCACAGCGGCGCCCAATCATCCGGGCGGCGCGGGGTTCGTCCGACGAATCAACTGCGGCGGCCCTGCCGTCGCGGGCTATGAAACCGATCTCGCCCCCGTCCCAGCGCGCGATGACCACCGTACGGCCCCCACCCTGGCCTTCTACACCGACTTCGCGCGCGCCAACTTCGGCCCCGAAATCGCGGCAAGCGCCGGCAAGATCCTATCGAAGGTAGACGGCATGAACATGCCCAAGCCCATCGGTTGGCTCGACGGTCCTGGCAATGTCGCTCCTGACCGCCAGCCCTGGAAATTGATCGAGACACGCTATGCCTTTGTCGATCAGTTCTCCGCCCTGCGTCCCCAAATCATCGGCGCGGGCAACCGAGAGCGCTTCGACTTCTGGCGAAATTCCTACCGAGCCGCCCGCGCCATGCAAATTGCCGGATGCGTGCGCGGCGCACTCGACGCCGCCATGGAGTCCCTCAAATCCAATGCTGACCCCAAAAAGAAAAAGACTCTGGCGGCGCAGGCGCTGGATCTGCGCATCCAGCTCGCCCGCGCCTGGGATCAAGTGATCGCGCTTGAGGAGGCGACAGTCAACACGCCCGGCGCGTTGGGCACGATCGACAACTTAGAAACGCATACACTGCGCCACGCGCATTTCCTGGACATCCATGACGCCGACCTCGCCGCCGCGCTGGGCCGCGCGCTGCCCGGCTCCATACGTCCCTCCGCCAGCTATCGGGGAAGCGCGCGGATCATCGTCCCCACCCTGCGCGGCCAGGCCGCGCCCGGCGAGCGTCTCCACGTTCGAGTGATCCTGCTGGGCGGCGTCCAGAACGGCGCTCTCTACTGGCGGCGGCTGGGGCGCGGCGCATTCCAGCGCATCCCTCTGGCGCACGTCGCCCGGTCTGTGTACGAAGCGGCCCTGCCGCCGGCCCCGAGCGCCGCGCCGGCGCTGGAATATTATGTGCAGTCTGGCGCTGGAGCGACCGCACTGCGATTCCCGGCAACCGCCCCCGCCTTGAACCAGACCGTAGTGATCGCAAAGCTCTGA